The Agromyces mariniharenae genome includes a window with the following:
- a CDS encoding LLM class flavin-dependent oxidoreductase, translating into MTPTPRLSVLDLVPVRTGQTSAGAVAASVRLAQLADRLGYTRYWFAEHHNMPAVASTTPPVLIAATAAQTSRIRVGSGGVMLPNHAPLVVAEQFAALEALAPGRIDLGIGRAPGSDPVITQLLRVSGPTADVDRFPDHVADILSLLSPDGATLRLTSGREYPITATPAAAEVPELWLLGSSDYSAKLAAELGLPYVFANHFSGEGLERALELYRTEYRPSERHPSPVTFLTMNASVAPTVEEAEARALPQLRSMARLRANRPMRPLETVEEAQAAPADSIADELIAGMRRRWVIADAATAASELRRFAERHGVDEVMVSPIAGAYEAEPADAVPGREQTLELLAGELSAPVVE; encoded by the coding sequence ATGACACCCACGCCCCGCCTCTCCGTGCTCGACCTCGTCCCGGTGCGCACCGGCCAGACCAGCGCAGGGGCGGTCGCGGCATCCGTGCGCCTCGCGCAGCTCGCCGACCGCCTCGGGTACACGCGCTACTGGTTCGCCGAGCACCACAACATGCCGGCGGTCGCGTCGACGACCCCGCCCGTGCTCATCGCGGCGACCGCGGCGCAGACCTCGCGCATCCGGGTCGGGTCGGGCGGCGTAATGCTGCCGAACCACGCGCCGCTCGTGGTCGCCGAGCAGTTCGCCGCGCTCGAGGCGCTCGCGCCCGGGCGCATCGACCTCGGCATCGGCCGCGCACCGGGCAGCGACCCCGTCATCACGCAGCTGCTGCGCGTGAGCGGACCGACGGCCGATGTCGACCGGTTCCCCGACCACGTCGCCGACATCCTGAGCCTGCTCTCGCCCGACGGCGCGACGCTGCGCCTCACGAGCGGACGCGAGTACCCGATCACCGCGACACCGGCCGCGGCCGAGGTGCCCGAGCTCTGGCTCCTGGGGTCGAGCGACTACTCGGCGAAGCTCGCCGCCGAGCTCGGCCTGCCCTACGTGTTCGCCAACCACTTCTCGGGCGAGGGCCTCGAGCGGGCGCTCGAGCTCTACCGCACCGAGTACCGGCCCAGCGAGCGGCATCCGTCGCCCGTCACGTTCCTCACGATGAACGCGTCGGTCGCGCCGACCGTCGAGGAGGCGGAGGCGCGCGCCCTGCCGCAGCTGCGCTCGATGGCGCGGCTGCGCGCGAACCGGCCGATGCGCCCGCTCGAGACCGTCGAGGAGGCGCAGGCGGCCCCCGCCGACTCGATCGCCGACGAGCTCATCGCGGGCATGCGGCGACGCTGGGTGATCGCGGATGCCGCGACGGCGGCGTCCGAGCTGCGCCGCTTCGCCGAGCGGCACGGCGTCGACGAGGTCATGGTGTCGCCGATCGCCGGCGCGTACGAGGCCGAGCCGGCGGATGCCGTGCCGGGCCGCGAGCAGACGCTGGAGCTGCTGGCGGGCGAGCTCTCCGCACCGGTGGTCGAGTAG
- a CDS encoding LLM class F420-dependent oxidoreductase, with translation MRFGMFVPQGWRHDLVGIEPAEHWDTMRGLAEFADAGPWESIWVYDHFHTVPVASETEATHEAWTLTSAYAATTSRVRLGQMCTCMSYRNPAYLAKVAATVDVISGGRVEMAIGGGWYEHEWRAYGYGFPPVGERLARLREGVDIMRQAWTTGSATLDGKHYRVDGAIVRPLPLQPGGIPIWIAGAGEKVTLRIAAQYASYTNFAGSIEEFVHRSEVLRAHCEDLGTDFEAITRSTNFNTVVGVDEADVARRLDTIEARVAPYLGPAKTAEYMHAFRGPEAFAVGTPSQVAAMLAERRERGLGYAIHYFPEAAFDRSGLELFAREVIPALQER, from the coding sequence ATGCGATTCGGAATGTTCGTTCCCCAGGGTTGGCGTCATGATCTCGTCGGCATCGAGCCGGCCGAGCACTGGGACACGATGCGCGGGCTCGCGGAGTTCGCCGACGCCGGGCCCTGGGAGTCGATCTGGGTCTACGACCACTTCCACACCGTGCCGGTCGCGAGCGAGACCGAGGCGACGCACGAGGCGTGGACGCTGACGTCGGCGTATGCCGCGACGACCTCGCGCGTGCGGCTCGGCCAGATGTGCACGTGCATGAGCTACCGCAACCCTGCGTACCTCGCGAAGGTCGCGGCGACGGTCGACGTGATCTCGGGCGGACGCGTCGAGATGGCGATCGGCGGCGGCTGGTACGAGCACGAGTGGCGGGCGTACGGCTACGGCTTCCCGCCGGTCGGGGAGCGGCTCGCGCGGCTCCGCGAGGGTGTCGACATCATGCGCCAGGCGTGGACGACCGGGTCGGCGACGCTCGACGGCAAGCACTACCGGGTCGACGGCGCGATCGTGCGTCCGCTCCCCCTGCAGCCCGGCGGCATCCCGATCTGGATCGCCGGTGCGGGCGAGAAGGTCACGCTGCGCATCGCCGCGCAGTACGCGTCGTACACGAACTTCGCCGGGTCGATCGAGGAGTTCGTGCACCGGAGCGAGGTGCTCCGCGCCCACTGCGAGGACCTCGGCACCGACTTCGAGGCGATCACGCGGTCGACGAACTTCAACACCGTCGTCGGCGTCGACGAGGCGGATGTCGCGCGGCGCCTCGACACCATCGAGGCCCGCGTCGCGCCGTACCTCGGCCCCGCGAAGACGGCGGAGTACATGCACGCGTTCCGCGGACCCGAGGCGTTCGCCGTCGGGACGCCGTCGCAGGTCGCGGCGATGCTCGCCGAGCGCCGCGAGCGCGGCCTCGGGTACGCGATCCACTACTTCCCCGAGGCGGCGTTCGACCGCTCGGGCCTCGAGCTCTTCGCGCGCGAGGTGATCCCGGCGCTGCAGGAGCGGTAG
- a CDS encoding glutaredoxin family protein, with protein MTSPAQSDLNPARITMYGAAWCGDCRRSKALLDGRDVDYEYVDLEVVVDGADRAKAISGRTQIPVVVFPDGTHFTEPTDAELGAKLDEAIAA; from the coding sequence GTGACTTCCCCTGCACAGTCAGACCTGAACCCTGCCCGCATCACCATGTACGGCGCCGCCTGGTGCGGCGACTGCCGTCGCTCGAAGGCGCTCCTCGACGGCCGCGACGTGGACTACGAGTACGTCGACCTCGAGGTCGTCGTCGACGGCGCCGACCGCGCGAAGGCGATCAGCGGCCGGACGCAGATCCCCGTGGTGGTGTTCCCCGACGGGACCCACTTCACCGAGCCGACCGACGCGGAGCTCGGCGCGAAGCTCGACGAGGCCATCGCGGCATAG
- a CDS encoding FAD-dependent oxidoreductase, which yields MNTPVPGAVTTPAADVRTESDDVTTFSLREALALLDDRIAGRVLIPGDVGWDEARSAWNLAVDQRPVAVVVAGAADDLALAVRTAKGLGLSVAPQATGHNAGPLAAGDGLADALLLRTSELRGVEVDPELRVARVEAGALWGDVVAAVAPHGLAALAGSSHDVGVVGYTLGGGISWLGRSHGLAANQVLAVELVTADGVVRRVDADHDPELFWAVRGGGGDFGVVTALEFRLFPISEIVAGTLFFPIDRAEEVLQAWAAWTTTVPDSVTSVGRVLRFPPMPDLPPFLSGQSFVVVEAAIQESLERADELLAPLRALGPAMDSVHPQAIPELLQLHMDPPAPVPGYGDSMLLAELPPAAVRAFVAAAGPESDSALLSAEIRHLGGGLRPEAAHASAAERDTPAPGAVAGLDAEYAVFGVGIAVPGASEALAMSLGRLLSRVEPWRAPLDYLNFAERERGAERIFGERVHRLRALKNAVDPTGVIRSNHPVRR from the coding sequence GTGAACACCCCTGTGCCCGGCGCCGTGACGACGCCCGCCGCCGACGTCCGCACCGAGTCCGACGACGTCACCACCTTCTCGCTCCGCGAGGCGCTGGCCCTGCTCGACGACCGCATCGCGGGTCGAGTGCTCATCCCCGGCGACGTCGGCTGGGACGAGGCGCGCTCCGCTTGGAACCTCGCCGTCGACCAGCGTCCCGTCGCCGTGGTCGTGGCGGGTGCCGCCGACGACCTCGCGCTGGCCGTGCGCACCGCGAAGGGCCTCGGGCTCTCGGTCGCCCCGCAGGCGACCGGCCACAACGCCGGACCGCTCGCCGCGGGCGACGGCCTCGCCGACGCACTGCTGCTGCGCACGTCGGAGCTGCGCGGCGTCGAGGTCGACCCCGAGCTGCGCGTGGCCCGCGTCGAGGCCGGCGCGCTCTGGGGCGACGTGGTCGCCGCGGTCGCGCCGCACGGCCTCGCCGCGCTCGCCGGATCGTCGCACGACGTCGGCGTGGTGGGCTACACGCTCGGCGGCGGCATCAGCTGGCTCGGACGATCGCACGGCCTCGCCGCCAACCAGGTGCTCGCGGTCGAGCTCGTCACGGCCGACGGCGTGGTGCGCCGCGTCGACGCGGACCACGACCCCGAGTTGTTCTGGGCTGTGCGCGGCGGAGGCGGCGACTTCGGCGTCGTGACCGCCCTCGAATTCCGACTCTTCCCGATCTCCGAGATCGTGGCCGGCACGCTCTTCTTCCCGATCGACCGCGCGGAGGAGGTGCTGCAGGCGTGGGCCGCGTGGACGACGACGGTGCCCGACAGCGTCACCTCGGTCGGTCGGGTGCTGCGGTTCCCGCCCATGCCCGACCTGCCGCCGTTCCTCTCGGGGCAGTCGTTCGTGGTCGTCGAGGCGGCGATCCAGGAGTCGCTCGAGCGGGCCGACGAGCTGCTCGCGCCACTCCGCGCCCTCGGCCCCGCCATGGACTCCGTGCATCCGCAGGCGATTCCCGAGCTGCTGCAACTGCACATGGACCCGCCCGCGCCCGTGCCCGGGTACGGCGACAGCATGCTCCTCGCCGAGCTGCCCCCGGCCGCCGTGCGCGCGTTCGTGGCCGCGGCCGGTCCCGAATCCGACAGCGCCCTGCTCTCGGCGGAGATCCGGCACCTCGGCGGCGGGCTCCGGCCCGAGGCGGCGCACGCCTCCGCGGCCGAGCGCGACACGCCGGCGCCGGGCGCCGTGGCCGGCCTCGACGCCGAGTACGCCGTGTTCGGCGTGGGGATCGCCGTGCCCGGGGCATCCGAGGCGCTCGCGATGTCGCTGGGTCGGCTGCTGTCGCGCGTGGAGCCGTGGCGCGCCCCGCTCGACTACCTCAACTTCGCCGAACGGGAGCGCGGCGCGGAGCGCATCTTCGGCGAGCGGGTGCACCGCCTGCGCGCGCTGAAGAACGCCGTCGACCCCACTGGCGTCATCCGGTCGAACCACCCCGTGCGTCGGTGA